A genomic region of Ictidomys tridecemlineatus isolate mIctTri1 chromosome 10, mIctTri1.hap1, whole genome shotgun sequence contains the following coding sequences:
- the Cyp2w1 gene encoding cytochrome P450 2W1: MALLLLGLLVLLGLWGLLRASARSPSPALRWPPGPRPLPLLGNLHLLSVSQQDRSLMELSKRYGPMFTVHLGCQKTVVLSGYEAVREALVGTGQELADRPPIPIFQLIQQGGGIFFSSGARWRAARQFTVRVLHSLGVGQAPMADKVLQELACLMGQLDSYGGEQGLGHLSLGSPACLRPVSPAGRPFPLALLGWAPSNITFALLFGQRFDYQDTMFVSLLGLIDEVMVLLGSPSLQLFNIYPWLGTLLQLHRPVLRKIEEVRVILRTLLQASPTPQGGPVRSYVDALIQQGQGDDQEGLFAEDNAVACVLDMVMAGTETTSATLQWAILLMAKYPGVQGRVQEELGHVLGPGRLPRPEDQRVLPYTNAVLHEVQRYITLLPHVPRCTAADTQLGGYLLPKGTPVIPLLTSVLLDKTQWETPDQFNPGHFLDADGHFVKRAAFLPFSTGRRVCVGESLARMELFLLFAGLLQRYRLLPPSGISPTALDATPAPAFTMRPRAHTLRAVPWP; encoded by the exons ATGGCCCTGCTGCTCTTGGGGCTCCTGGTCCTCTTGGGCCTCTGGGGGCTGCTCCGTGCCTCTGCccgcagcccctccccagccctgcgaTGGCCCCCCGGGCCTCGCCCGCTGCCGCTCCTGGGGAACCTGCACTTGCTGAGTGTTTCGCAACAGGACCGGTCACTGATGGAG CTCTCCAAGCGCTATGGGCCAATGTTCACCGTCCACCTGGGCTGCCAGAAGACTGTGGTGCTGTCCGGCTATGAGGCTGTGAGGGAGGCCCTGGTGGGCACCGGGCAGGAGCTGGCGGATCGGCCCCCCATCCCCATCTTTCAGCTCATCCAGCAAGGCGGGG GCATCTTCTTCTCCTCTGGGGCGCGCTGGAGGGCTGCCCGCCAATTCACAGTGCGTGTACTGCATAGCCTGGGCGTGGGGCAGGCGCCCATGGCCGACAAGGTGCTGCAGGAGCTGGCGTGTCTCATGGGACAGCTGGATAGCTATGGAGGTGAGCAGGGGCTGGGACACCTCTCCCTGGGGTCCCCTGCCTGCCTGAGGCCCGTCTCCCCTGCAGGCCGGCctttccctctggccctgctgggCTGGGCTCCCTCCAACATCACCTTCGCACTCCTCTTCGGCCAGCGGTTTGACTACCAGGACACCATGTTTGTGTCCCTGCTGGGTCTCATTGATGAGGTCATGGTTCTCCTGGGGTCCCCCAGCCTGCAG TTGTTCAACATCTACCCCTGGTTGGGGACCCTGCTCCAGCTGCACCGGCCTGTCCTGCGCAAGATCGAGGAAGTGCGTGTCATCCTGAGGACTCTCCTGCAGGCCTCCCCCACGCCCCAGGGTGGCCCTGTGCGGAGCTATGTGGATGCTCTGATCCAGCAGGGCCAG GGGGATGACCAAGAGGGGCTCTTTGCAGAGGACAACGCTGTGGCCTGTGTGCTGGACATGGTCATGGCTGGCACAGAGACCACCTCCGCCACACTGCAGTGGGCCATCCTGCTGATGGCCAAATACCCAGGCGTGCAAG GCCGTGTGCAGGAGGAGCTGGGCCATGTACTGGGCCCTGGGAGGCTGCCTCGGCCTGAGGACCAAAGGGTACTGCCCTACACCAATGCAGTGCTGCATGAGGTCCAGCGGTACATCACGCTCCTGCCCCACGTGCCCCGCTGCACAGCAGCTGACACTCAGCTGGGTGGCTACCTGCTCCCCAAG GGCACACCTGTGATTCCCTTGCTGACTTCAGTGCTCCTGGACAAGACACAGTGGGAGACCCCAGACCAGTTCAACCCTGGCCACTTCCTGGATGCGGATGGGCACTTCGTGAAGCGGGCCGCCTTCCTGCCCTTCTCTACAG GCCGCCGAGTCTGCGTGGGGGAGAGCCTGGCTAGGATGGAGCTCTTCCTGTTGTTCGCTGGCCTCCTCCAGCGCTACCGCCTGCTGCCTCCATCTGGCATCAGCCCCACTGCCCTGGACGccactcctgccccagccttcacCATGCGGCCCCGTGCCCACACCCTGCGGGCAGTGCCCTGGCCCTAG
- the Chlsn gene encoding protein cholesin isoform X3, with the protein MYDSDKVPDEHFSTLLAYLEGLKGRARELTVQKAEALIQELDEAGSEAALLEKAQRLRQVLQLLS; encoded by the exons ATGTACGACAGCGACAAG GTTCCCGACGAGCACTTCTCCACCCTCCTGGCCTACCTGGAGGGGCTGAAGGGCAGGGCCCGGGAGCTGACGGTCCAGAAGGCGGAAGCCCTGATTCAGGAGCTGGACGAAGCGGGCTCGGAGGCCGCCCTGCTGGAGAAGGCCCAGCGCCTCCGACAGGTGCTGCAGCTGCTGTCCTAG